A region from the Corylus avellana chromosome ca7, CavTom2PMs-1.0 genome encodes:
- the LOC132188830 gene encoding uncharacterized protein LOC132188830 isoform X1 produces MVKVVVRKKKEKRGHPPLSDLGDPPLEEKQQRKRTRRASVLAPLRRSRRLNPNLDADKIRRGKPEKRARIHPKKEEKQVRSYDFYADMGNWHDITDEEFARYVEHVSKSDGFDVPLMLGVIACGLIQPRNVNTLVEARKFILYSNLAIEEYNTWIRTHKPESPQVKFRKVVKAMSQACDVVRYYITFVAKEVAAGGQTKTYQAVVRCRIPVDVNITVLSFRECEQVEGSGIIRGKEWIWEGHTGLWEDGCLYAGDRDRVV; encoded by the exons atggttaAGGTGGTggtgaggaagaagaaagagaagagaggacACCCGCCTCTTTCTGATTTGGGAGATCCCCCTCTCGAGGAAAAACAACAACGAAAGCGAACGCGCCGTGCCTCGGTTCTTGCTCCTCTTAGGCGATCCAGGCGCCTGAACCCTAATCTCGACGCCGACAAGATCCGCCGCGGCAAGCCCGAGAAGCGAGCGagaattcatccaaaaaaagaagagaaacaagTGCGCAGCTATGATTTCTATGCTGATATGGGTAATTGGCATGACATAACCGACGAAGAATTTGCCCGCTACGTCGAACACGTTTCGAAGAGTGAT GGCTTTGATGTTCCCCTCATGCTTGGCGTCATCGCTTGTGGTTTAATTCAACCACGCAATGTCAACACTCTGGTTGAAGCCCGCAAGTTCATACTATATTCGAATTTGGCAATTGAGGAATACAACACCTGGATCCGCACCCACAAG CCTGAAAGTCCTCAGGTGAAGTTTCGGAAGGTTGTGAAAGCTATGTCTCAGGCTTGCGATGTGGTGAGGTATTATATTACATTTGTGGCCAAGGAGGTTGCTGCTGGAGGCCAGACTAAGACCTATCAAGCTGTGGTGCGTTGCAGGATACCGGTAGATGTTAATATCACCGTGCTGTCTTTCAGGGAGTGTGAGCAAGTGGAAG gTTCAGGCATCATTCGTGGGAAAGAATGGATTTGGGAAGGTCACACTGGCCTCTGGGAGG ATGGCTGTTTATATGCAGGTGACCGAGACCGAGTCGTATGA
- the LOC132188830 gene encoding uncharacterized protein LOC132188830 isoform X2 — protein sequence MVKVVVRKKKEKRGHPPLSDLGDPPLEEKQQRKRTRRASVLAPLRRSRRLNPNLDADKIRRGKPEKRARIHPKKEEKQVRSYDFYADMGNWHDITDEEFARYVEHVSKSDGFDVPLMLGVIACGLIQPRNVNTLVEARKFILYSNLAIEEYNTWIRTHKPESPQVKFRKVVKAMSQACDVVRYYITFVAKEVAAGGQTKTYQAVVRCRIPVDVNITVLSFRECEQVEGSGIIRGKEWIWEGHTGLWEGDRDRVV from the exons atggttaAGGTGGTggtgaggaagaagaaagagaagagaggacACCCGCCTCTTTCTGATTTGGGAGATCCCCCTCTCGAGGAAAAACAACAACGAAAGCGAACGCGCCGTGCCTCGGTTCTTGCTCCTCTTAGGCGATCCAGGCGCCTGAACCCTAATCTCGACGCCGACAAGATCCGCCGCGGCAAGCCCGAGAAGCGAGCGagaattcatccaaaaaaagaagagaaacaagTGCGCAGCTATGATTTCTATGCTGATATGGGTAATTGGCATGACATAACCGACGAAGAATTTGCCCGCTACGTCGAACACGTTTCGAAGAGTGAT GGCTTTGATGTTCCCCTCATGCTTGGCGTCATCGCTTGTGGTTTAATTCAACCACGCAATGTCAACACTCTGGTTGAAGCCCGCAAGTTCATACTATATTCGAATTTGGCAATTGAGGAATACAACACCTGGATCCGCACCCACAAG CCTGAAAGTCCTCAGGTGAAGTTTCGGAAGGTTGTGAAAGCTATGTCTCAGGCTTGCGATGTGGTGAGGTATTATATTACATTTGTGGCCAAGGAGGTTGCTGCTGGAGGCCAGACTAAGACCTATCAAGCTGTGGTGCGTTGCAGGATACCGGTAGATGTTAATATCACCGTGCTGTCTTTCAGGGAGTGTGAGCAAGTGGAAG gTTCAGGCATCATTCGTGGGAAAGAATGGATTTGGGAAGGTCACACTGGCCTCTGGGAGG GTGACCGAGACCGAGTCGTATGA
- the LOC132188830 gene encoding uncharacterized protein LOC132188830 isoform X3 has translation MVKVVVRKKKEKRGHPPLSDLGDPPLEEKQQRKRTRRASVLAPLRRSRRLNPNLDADKIRRGKPEKRARIHPKKEEKQVRSYDFYADMGNWHDITDEEFARYVEHVSKSDGFDVPLMLGVIACGLIQPRNVNTLVEARKFILYSNLAIEEYNTWIRTHKPESPQVKFRKVVKAMSQACDVVRYYITFVAKEVAAGGQTKTYQAVVRCRIPVDVNITVLSFRECEQVEAFIFCFK, from the exons atggttaAGGTGGTggtgaggaagaagaaagagaagagaggacACCCGCCTCTTTCTGATTTGGGAGATCCCCCTCTCGAGGAAAAACAACAACGAAAGCGAACGCGCCGTGCCTCGGTTCTTGCTCCTCTTAGGCGATCCAGGCGCCTGAACCCTAATCTCGACGCCGACAAGATCCGCCGCGGCAAGCCCGAGAAGCGAGCGagaattcatccaaaaaaagaagagaaacaagTGCGCAGCTATGATTTCTATGCTGATATGGGTAATTGGCATGACATAACCGACGAAGAATTTGCCCGCTACGTCGAACACGTTTCGAAGAGTGAT GGCTTTGATGTTCCCCTCATGCTTGGCGTCATCGCTTGTGGTTTAATTCAACCACGCAATGTCAACACTCTGGTTGAAGCCCGCAAGTTCATACTATATTCGAATTTGGCAATTGAGGAATACAACACCTGGATCCGCACCCACAAG CCTGAAAGTCCTCAGGTGAAGTTTCGGAAGGTTGTGAAAGCTATGTCTCAGGCTTGCGATGTGGTGAGGTATTATATTACATTTGTGGCCAAGGAGGTTGCTGCTGGAGGCCAGACTAAGACCTATCAAGCTGTGGTGCGTTGCAGGATACCGGTAGATGTTAATATCACCGTGCTGTCTTTCAGGGAGTGTGAGCAAGTGGAAG ctttcattttttgttttaagtag